In Panicum virgatum strain AP13 chromosome 5K, P.virgatum_v5, whole genome shotgun sequence, the genomic window ggatcctcaatAGAACACATAGCCCAGgtcgggcaccataggtggaatgccaccgggactgctagcttcgaggtgctagcatgatccccttcacccagctcggcacgctgggcggtaggtctcagtagccgtctttcaaagacgccctcgggcacgggtgcccaggtagatgctctcgtggAGAGATCATccgctgctgagttgagttcgcggggaacgtgttgcagctccaaggcgtcgaagtccttctcgagcttcctcatgtgtatgaggtatgccgcgagctaaggattgttgcagctgcaatcccctcagacctgcttgatgattagctgagagtcccccttcaccagaagctgccggacccccagagacagggcttgcaTCAgaccaaagatcagagcttcgtactccgccatgttgttggtggccttgaactcaaggtgcaccatgtacttcagctgatctccatttgggtcgatgaggaccacgccagctccggcccacttctcgcgggcggacccgtcgaagaagagtgtccagtggggctcggtgaagactggtgtcctaaTTCCcagctccgggggtccggcattgaagtccggacccccggaattgcttggggaaggagtccactccgctatgaaatcagccaggatttggctcttgactgcatggcgaggctggaagtccagttcgAACTCAGCCTGCTCTACCGCCCACCCtacgatattgcctgtggcgttggagttgtgtaggatcgctcttagcTGGTAAGAGGTtactacaacaactcggtgtgcctgaaagtagtggcgcagtttcctggacgcaataagtatcgcatagataagcttatgcgtctcaagatacctagccttcgcctcgtggaggacttcgctgacgtagtagactggcttttggatggtccggaccctggtgaCCGGGTCCGGTTCGCCCTTATCCtccacgtcaggtccttgggcccccagcggtccTAGGTTCCCACTGgtacgaggctcctccggaccctcCTGTCCGGGTTCCGGagcttcaggcagaggtgaggctgacgggcccccgtgtctggggtccggctcaccatccttggccggggagaccctggtgtccccctggcgagtttgctccgtcctctcagcaactagcaccatgctgactgcctcTGCAGACgtagcaagatacagaaacaacgtctcaccaggctctggagccaccaatactggcagtgaggtgagatgtcgcttcagttcctggaaggcttgctcagcctcttcggtccaagagaatggaccggacttcctcaatagtttgaagaaagggagggccctctcagccagcctcgatatgaagcggctaagagcggcgagagatccagtaatcttctggacgtccttgatgcggccgggAGGCCTCttcgcttcgatcgccttgatcttggctgagtttgcctcgatgcctcgatgagagaccaggaaacccagtagCTTCcccgctgagacgccgaagatgcacttctcggggttcagcttcgtgcgcgtggcacggagccggtcgaagacgagggatagGTCCTCCACTAAtgttgaccctaccttggtcttgaccacaatgtcatcaacatacacctcaacaacatctctaattagattacagaaggttttgttcatagcccgtacaaacgtgggcaaggcattccttagaccatacggcatgacaatgtagcaataaagcccatctactgttacaaaagcagtatgcttcctatcctttCTAGACATCtaaatctggtggaaaccagagtatgcatctaggaaagacaaaaggtcacacctaGAGGTGGAGTCcatgatctgatcgatacgtggaagaggataggggtctctaggacatgccttgttgaggctggtgtagtcgatgcacatccgaagcttcccgttggccttcgggatgacgaccggattggccaaccacttggggttgtggacctcctcgatgaagccagcgtgcagCAGCTTGTGCACTTCTTTGcagatgaagttctgccgctccatggactgcttccgaggcttctggcgcaccggcgtggcgtcagggtagatcctcagattgtgctcgatcacttccctggggatcccgggcatccgcgacggttcccaggcgaacacgtcgacatttgcctggaggaaagcgatgagcgcgtcttcctatttctcctccaggttccccgcgatgcgggtggtcctggtggagtccgctccaatctgcaccgtcttcacgggtaCATCatccggatcagacggctgaacccTAGGTACCTTTGCAGGCCccctgggttgcgagggggatgggtcctcctcggaacgagcagcctctgccgccagagcatgcagtctctcaactgcagcgacggaaGCGGTGTgctcgccctgcacggtgaggacaccggcaggggaaggcatcttcaagaccaaatatccgtaatgagcaatggccatgaagcggtagagtgccggccggccaataatggcgttgaacgggaggttcacctccgcaagatcgaacagaacgctctgtgcggaagttttcctcggtcccgaacgtgaccggcagtgtgatgctccccagagggaacaccggatgtgggcccactccggagaatgggcgagagggagtcagcttggactccgggatctgcagctgcttgaatgctgcatagctgatgacgttgaggccagcccccccatcgatcagcacgtgatagagcctcacgttggatatgacaggggcggtgactagaggtagtacaccagccccagccatattctccgggcagtcggatggcccgaaagagatggtggtgttcatccacctctagTGCGGCGCTATCTTCGAGACCCctggcttcaccgaaaggacctctcggtgaagggtcttcacgtcccgccggggacaagctcccagctcccgctgtacattacgtacagcttcttgcggcggtcgccgttgtcggaatcggagtcgtcgtcgtggtagacgcccttcagctcccgagcgggggactGGTACACCAGCTTCTTCTCCCCAGCAGCGGTTCCGCTGTcagaggctttctccttgccaggccgctggcgaggagggggtgatccgtccttggaggactgctcacgccgcccactgacccgcttcgcgagcttctggatctcgcggcagtcagcggcgctgtggcgagcggtgggatgcactgggcatgaacctccgcttccaccttgcgggcgagggcgtttgccatgtgcattctAGCCCCCGGCCGCTGCTgcagccgccagcgccgccactggtgctgctgctgcaatgaCTGGTCCACCagaatgcggctccccgcgactccggttcttgtccttcttcttcttgccaccgccctgagcggtagcaccggagccaccagctttggtgtctccgtcttggggggctgagtgccatgcatggccctcagcggccctggcacacttgtctgccagggagaaaagcgttgtaacgctttccacctcatgcgtcgccagcttctcgagcatcttctcgtcacgtactccctggcggaaagcagtgataatagatgcatcggagatacgaggaatggtaccccgtaccttggtgaagcgcgagatgaaggcccggagtgtttctccgggtttttgcctcacggcgtgaaggtgtgcctccacaccatgctgctggtatgcactgtcgaagttcgctgtgaacctcgcacagagctcctcccaggactggatcgtcctaggtgtgagattcatgagccaagtccgagctggcccagacaaggctacatgaaagtagctcgccatgacggcgtcattaccaccagctgctgtaaTGGCGGTAatgtacacctgcaggaattccgacgggttagtggtaccgtcgtacttctccggcaggtgcgggcggaacttggacggccatgccaccgcgcggaggtgctctgccagtgcagcgcagcccaccccagccaccggggcgcACGCCTATATCCGGGCGTTCACTGGAGGCTTAGGTGCTGCCACGTCCAAGTCAGCATTGAGGTTGCAtccctcaatgttgaggcggcgctctcgcgccctctcgacggagatgcgggcgtcctctcccgcgcgccggcgattgagctccgcccgcaagtcttctgtccgtgcacccctcacagtgggggagcgcacagatgccgacgcaccgccctggcgctggtggtagggtaccaccgcattgccgggcggaggtcgttgcccagtccttgcagaactgggggaggtctgagccagatggaggagacggtcaacatcGTCCCGCCACTACCACAGGGTGTCTGGCGAGGCtacagcagccggagggttgcgaaacaactccctagccgccgccagcgctccgccgctcgcagcctgcGAGGGGGCCCGTGACGGCCGCCCTGTCCCTTGCCGtcgagcagcgcgcgctgccgccgacggTGCCTGccccacaggcacagttgcccctggagcaggaactcgataggcgtgtggcgtggaggatgcCACACCCACCGTCATCTCCACatcgtccacacgaaccatggagacgggGAAGAGATGAACTGTGACCAACTagtgcccctacctggcgcgccaaatgtcgtggtgctgcaaatcatagccgggtggcggaaggcacccgtcCTAgtccagagggtgtgtactcgggggttagctagtcctagttcgatctcactcaagaacacgatgaacacagcaagatttagagtggttcgggccgccggagcgtaataccctacatccactatgtgttgtattgccttccctcgAGAGAGTTCGAGAGAGCTTGTGTATTGTGTGTGATCTCGTGAGCTTgtagtgcacagcgagcgctTCCCTTTTATATCTTAAGGGAgacgcgtacatggctgttgggtccccgacaggtgggcccaatgatgtagtataaaataacgtactgttcatacattatggcatcgcaggcaaaggagatctctctcctggattcccttgcctgctcctggagtccctcgttcatcatgtccaggcgtTGTCTTGTCGGGACGGTGCCAGACatagctagtggcgtcgcctgccacgtagctgaacgggctgtgtagcttgcggcgtaggcggcatgatggaaaagtgccgtaccgtcgtatccatttaatgctgcagacgggctctgcgtgggtgcggcacaggcggctgcactgtgtaccttggtaatacgcggtgcacagtgaggcctgacaaaggctgtcccacGTGCcgtggcggcagagcacgcctcaaccatctgcattaaatgcagtgggtgggcgagtcttccagcggaaggctcgcgctcgaacccgtgcctccgggacacgtggcggctccggacccccacgcagtatgggaggtccggatggatgcaggaggtcccggacccctatgggggatccgaggcctcggctgtcgatatggagcttcccttccttaggggcacgtggcgtctccggacctatCCCCAGGCGGAGAACAagtccggggccattggcctggtgaggaaagagcctgacccatggggcctggctactccgtcctttgcacgcggttacggataactatgcgggtcctgccttgccgcagtaagagtgggtatccctgctacagggtaccgacacacaAGTACTCATAAACCAATCAAAAGCAGCATCGTCGATATCATAGATTGCCTAGTGCATTGGAAAAGGATCTAGTCAGTCAATGCTTAAATTAAAAACTCCAAACAGCCAATGCTTAAGATAAAGATGTGTTGGTGcagtgttcgagaaaaaaaaggataagATCACAGGAGAATGAAACAGTCCATACCTTTATATCAGTCCATACTTCATACTTCTTCTCAGGTTTAACAAGCCTCCAATCAGAACACCCAACTGATATTTTCCTTCTCACTTGACAACCAAGGACTCTAGAAAACTTCCTTGAATTCTTTCCTACAGGCTGGCCATATTGATTGAGTGTTATTTTGATCTTTGGCATGTTAGGTGTCCTTGCAAATATTTCATCCATTCTAGTTATACCCCTTCCTTTGCTCTTCTTTTGTGAACTCCTTTGCAAATCTGCATCAAAATAATTTAAGAGTGAGAAGTATGAAATATCACAAGACAAAATTTATGCTGCAATAATAAGCAACAAACATGCTTGAAGACCTTCATTGTCATGTAAGAAATCTCCAGTGAATTGGCTGTTACGATCTTGGCCATTCTGATCATTTGCAGAATTGTTAGCACAATTGCTTTGTGTCCGCGCGCGCGAACTGTGAGTAATCTGTTCATGTAGATTCTCAGCATAGTTTCTTGGAGTCCTTACACGCAAATTGTGCCGTTCAGTTGCTGCACCACTTGGCTGATGGGTTCTCCACAAGAAAAGAGCATGATAGTGTAAAATAGTTACTATCAAGTGAGCAAGTACTATTGTAACAGAAAATTTCATACTAACCTTTGTTCTTTTCTTAGGCTGATTGTGCTGCACCAATGTGTTCATCTTAGGGACAGAAAGAGCATCCAGCttccttttgttttcttcaATGTTTGCAAGCCGCCGCTGCTCATACTCGCTGAGGGTGGATTGCTTattgtttcctttttctcttgacATTTTTTCTCCTGAAAAGTAGACAAAGAAATCAGCAACCTTTTCAAGTATCCAGTAACAAAATACTAGCAGCCCCAATGTTTGCAAAAGGCTTActttctagattttttttagaCTTCTTTGGATCAACAATTATACCATCTATATCATTTCTAACACTAGGGACAACCCCATTAACAATATCAACGGTCACATTGGCATTGAGATCAGACAATGGCATAACTATTCCACTTCCATTATCTAGGTGCTCACTGTCCAAATTATCCATGTCATAAATGTCTCTTGGTTTTGATTGAAGGACAGCAACCCACTCCATATCAATTGGATCAGGAACATAGAACACTTGAACTGCCTGTGATACTAGAATGAAAGGTTCATCTGATATCTTTTCACCAGTATTGAACAAATGCCTAAAATTGACTGTTGTGACTCCAAATTGATCAGTTTTTACCCATTTGTTCTGCACCCGGTTATCAACCCAAGCACACTTGAACAGCACCACATTCCCTTGATGGTGATAGTTCAGTTCAATAATTTCCTTTATAATACCATAATAGGTCTTGTTTCCTATTATGATGTTATCATCATTGCCCCTTTCAAAACTCGTTGACTCTGCAACTAGAGCAACCCCACTATTTTGAATAGATCTACTCTCGTCATATTGTTCTGTGTGGAAATCAAATCCATTTATGCTGTAGCTACTATACTTCCGTGCAAGCATCATTGGCCCCTTAGCTAAAATTTTTATCTCATCGCAACAAATCAGAATATTAGAATACGGCAATATGAGAGAAGGGGATAGCAACTACAGAACCATACCGTCACCAAGGCCTTCACCAAGTTCTCGGCTAGGGTACCAGCTGCTATGGATGCTTGCAAGATGAGCACCAGCATGTTCCCTAAAGAGAGGCAAtcacattttttaaaaaacaatcTATACACCTTGAATCAAAAAGAGTACTGGAAGTTAAAATATTTACCTTATATTGCAATACAAACAATTGGTGTAGTGCAGGTCTAAAGTTCAGCAGTAGAGGAAATAATGAAGTACCTGGTCAGAGAAAAAAGTCAAACAACCATTTCAATATGCATCGTGGAAGAATGGTAGGTTCACAGACACACTAGATTTATGGACACATAAAAGCAATACACCCCATGCCATATAGTTTTGTTTAGGTTGTAAAACTTCTTAAACTAAGAAAAAACAGAGATAGTTAAAGCACATGCATCTCCAAATCTATTAACAAAGCTTGGTTCTAGTGATTTACTGAGCAAGCACTAAAAGAATGACTGCTGACTTGAACACGCTCATTTTATATCCCTATTTGCATCTACATTCGTAATTTAGCACTCAGCGTAGCAAATTTGCAAAATATACCAAACAAATAATTGGGACACCACATCTGACATTGAACATTTGAATCCAAAACTGAAAAGGTAAAGAACTCCAGGCAGTGGAGGTTAAATAATTGAATTGACGAATGTAACAATGAGTAACGGGAGACACATGGGGGAGACTGACCTGGGGGTTGAGTGGGAACTCAACAAATTTGGGGGCGGACGGGGGAGGCAGGGCTCGGCGGTCTCGGTCCGCTCTAGGAACCCCTCCGGGAGGAGCGCGTCTAGGTCGGCGTCCGACGGGTGCCGCGACCCGGCCGCGGGAGGGCCGCGCAGCGCCCACAGAAACCGGTGCCCACTCCACTCCAGCCCAGCGGCGACCTCGCGCGCCTTGGCGACGTCGAACCACCCCAGGCTCCCGAAGCACAGGAACACCACCGACGCCCGTGGCTGCGCGTCCAGGCTCCGTGCAGGGACCGGAGGCTTGCAGAGGCAGGTTGCGGCGGAGGTAGGGCTCGGCGGCCGGTAGAGCCAGGGCTCGGCGACCAGCGGAAGCAGGGACGGATGGGCTCGGGGAGGCTACAGGTTTTAGATTCTGAGCAGGGGAAAGGTTTGGATGGGGCGGCTACAGGTTATGGCTGGGAGGAAGGCCGCGAAATTTTGGTgctccccgcgcgcgcggccgccgcgttGCGAGAAGAtgagggcgcgcgcgcgggcgatgGAGatttggagcggcggcggcggcaggtttGGGAAGGAAATAAATTGGATAGCTAGGGTTTCTTTTGTTCAACTGACTTGTGGGCCAGGGTTAAAATATGAAGCGCGTAGAGATTCACTTGGCACGCGCGCACCGGGCGCGCTGGGAGGGAAAGGGGTGCGCACATTTGCCGACTGACATTTGGCCACTATATTACCTTATGCCGACCAACGGTCTAACGTTATATACAAACTAAATACCGACTAACGGTCGCTTGGTACATCCTGTATTGCCGACACATCGTCCGTCGAGAACTTATAGCAACCAACGGTTTGTCGCTAATAATAGTGATTTAGCGTCTAACGTCCGATGCTAATCCAGTGTTGTGGTATAGTGGCTATTCTTCAGGCCAAAGGGTTCCCTGCGCTCTGGAGATCCTGGATTACCTGTCTTAACAACACCAGTCAGAATGCTGTGGTCCTAAATGGTGTCCCTGGTCGGTGGATCCAGTGTAAAAGGGGCCTGAGACAAGGGGATCCATTGTCTCCCTACCTATTCATTCTGGTGGCTGATCTGCTACAACAAATGATTCTGCTGGACTCCCAACAAGGCCTCTTGCAGCACCCCATTGTTGACTCCTTGCCTTGCCCTGTGCTGTAGTATTTTGATGACACTCTTCTTGTGATCAAGGCAAACGCTGTGCAGTTGCAACATCTCAAGGCTTTGCTTGATCATTTCTCCTCCTTCACAGGGCTGCATATCAACTTCGAGAAGAGCACCTTTGTTCCTATCGGGATTGAGCTGTCACTGGCCAATGAATTGGCACAGATTTTTGGTGTCCAGTATCATCCTTCCCTCGAACTTACCTCGGCCTCCCGCTCAACTCAACCAAGCTCAGAATTGCTGATCACCGCCCCCTTGTCGTGGCCATTGAGTCCTATATTCCGGGCTGGTGTGGAAAagtgtaacacccagtttataaaaggacataaaccgagcaatcatatacgtgccaagatcaagtcacacgcatatacaacagaatgaacaatatatcacagcacatattatgtaaaaagatataataaagcgaatacgaatgttatttattacaataatgacaaaagtctggtacagagtatgcggaagcgtaaaacataaatgataactctcgtcggaagctgagcagggcaccacagggacgtcgactgggagacgaacg contains:
- the LOC120709804 gene encoding uncharacterized protein LOC120709804, which translates into the protein MMLARKYSSYSINGFDFHTEQYDESRSIQNSGVALVAESTSFERGNDDNIIIGNKTYYGIIKEIIELNYHHQGNVVLFKCAWVDNRVQNKWVKTDQFGVTTVNFRHLFNTGEKISDEPFILVSQAVQVFYVPDPIDMEWVAVLQSKPRDIYDMDNLDSEHLDNGSGIVMPLSDLNANVTVDIVNGVVPSVRNDIDGIIVDPKKSKKNLEREKMSREKGNNKQSTLSEYEQRRLANIEENKRKLDALSVPKMNTLVQHNQPKKRTKVSMKFSVTINPSAKWCSN